Proteins found in one Macaca nemestrina isolate mMacNem1 chromosome 4, mMacNem.hap1, whole genome shotgun sequence genomic segment:
- the LOC105474825 gene encoding olfactory receptor 2A1/2A42 produces MGENQTMVTEFLLLGFLLGPRIQMLLFGLLSLFHVFTLLGNGAILGLISLDSRLHTPMYFFLSHLAVVDIAYACNMVPQMLVNLLHPAKPISFAGCMMQTFLCLTCGHSECLLLVVMSYDRYVAICHPLRYSIIVTWRVCITLAITSWTCGSLLALVHVVLILRLPFCGPHEINHFFCEILSVLRLACADTWLNQVIIFAACVFFLVGPLCLVLISYSHILTAILRIQSGEGRRKAFSTCSSHLCVVGLFFGSAIIMYMAPKSRHPEELQKVLFLFYSFFNPTLNPLIYSLRNAEVKGALRRALCKESHSQLV; encoded by the coding sequence ATGGGGGAAAATCAGACAATGGTCACAGAGTTCCTCCTACTGGGATTTCTCCTGGGCCCAAGGATTCAGATGCTCCTCTTTGGCCTCTTGTCCCTGTTCCATGTCTTCACCCTGCTGGGGAACGGGGCCATCCTGGGGCTCATCTCACTGGACTCCAGACTCCACACCCCCATGTACTTCTTCCTCTCACACCTGGCTGTCGTCGACATCGCTTATGCTTGCAACATGGTGCCCCAGATGCTGGTGAACCTCCTGCATCCAGCCAAGCCCATCTCCTTTGCTGGCTGCATGATGCAGACCTTTCTCTGTTTGACTTGTGGACATAGCGAATGTCTCCTGTTGGTGGTGATGTCCTACGATCGTTATGTGGCCATCTGCCACCCTCTCCGATATTCCATCATCGTGACCTGGAGAGTCTGCATCACCCTGGCCATCACTTCTTGGACATGTGGCTCCCTCCTGGCTCTGGTCCATGTGGTTCTCATCCTCAGACTGCCCTTCTGTGGGCCTCATGAAATCAACCACTTCTtctgtgaaatcctgtctgtccTCAGGCTGGCCTGTGCTGACACCTGGCTCAATCAGGTGATCATCTTTGCAGCCTGTGTGTTCTTCCTGGTGGGGCCACTCTGCCTGGTGCTGATCTCCTACTCACACATCCTGACGGCCATCCTGAGGATCCAGTCTGGGGAGGGCCGCAGAAAGGCCTTCTCTAcctgctcctcccacctctgcgTGGTGGGGCTCTTCTTTGGCAGTGCCATCATCATGTACATGGCCCCCAAGTCCCGCCACCCTGAGGAGCTGCAGAAGgtactttttctattttacagttttttcaACCCAACACTGAATCCCCTGATTTACAGCCTGAGGAACGCAGAGGTCAAGGGCGCCCTGAGGAGAGCATTGTGCAAGGAAAGTCATTCCCAACTGGTGTGA